GGCTGAGGCCGATTAGTACTGCTACCAGCACGCCGCCGGTGACCCAGGCCCCATGCTGCGCGTGCTCAACCGGAACGGTGTCGGCGATCGGGTTGATCTTCAATCGCTTTTCCCGCGCCAGGATCCCCAGCCGGATCGTTGCCCCTACCACCGGGTAGACAAACAGGATCATCAAGACGGGGTGGATGAGTCCGAGCCAGTCGTGGCTGGTGACCGCTTGCAGTGCTTGGGGATCAGCCAAAAAAAAACGCAACCCTGACCCCAGGGTTGCGCATCGTGGATCTTTGAGCCTTGGCTCTGGATCAGACCTTCCTGGAGTAGTACTCCACCACCAGCAGTTCGTTGATCTCAAGGGCAACCCACTCGCGTTCGCAGCGGGCGGTGACCTTGGCACTCAGCTTGGCTTTGTCGAGCTCCAGGTGGGTCGGCACGTTGGCCAGACCGGGGAACTCGAGGTTGGCTTCAGCCAGTTTTTTGCTGCACTTGCGCTCGCGAATGGCGATGACATCGCCAGGCTTGCACTGGTAGCTGGCGATGTCGGTCACACGTCCGTTCACGGTGACGTGACCGTGGTTCACCAGCTGACGGGCGCCGGGCACGGTGGGACCGAAACCGAGGCGGAAACAAACATTGTCGAGACGGTTCTCGAGCAGCTTGAGCAGGTTGGTTCCA
The Synechococcus sp. PROS-U-1 DNA segment above includes these coding regions:
- the rpsD gene encoding 30S ribosomal protein S4, giving the protein MSRYRGPRLRITRRLGDLPGLTRKAAKRSYPPGQHGQARRKRSEYAIRLEEKQKLRFNYGVSERQLVRYVKKARAQEGSTGTNLLKLLENRLDNVCFRLGFGPTVPGARQLVNHGHVTVNGRVTDIASYQCKPGDVIAIRERKCSKKLAEANLEFPGLANVPTHLELDKAKLSAKVTARCEREWVALEINELLVVEYYSRKV